The Pseudomonadota bacterium genome includes a region encoding these proteins:
- the pilV gene encoding type IV pilus modification protein PilV, with product MIEVLVTALVLSVGVLGLAALQGFSIQSGQAAYQQTQALNLAYEVADHVRANRSVFQSGGTLPAIARWQELVTQMLPNGNLAVNVVGAAADGVVSITVTWADDRIGDTPEAGESIVINTRI from the coding sequence ATGATCGAGGTGCTGGTGACCGCTCTCGTGCTGTCGGTCGGCGTGCTCGGCCTGGCTGCACTTCAGGGGTTTTCGATCCAAAGCGGTCAAGCGGCCTATCAGCAGACCCAGGCGCTGAATCTGGCCTACGAGGTGGCTGATCATGTTCGCGCCAACCGCTCCGTGTTCCAAAGCGGTGGCACCTTGCCGGCGATCGCCCGTTGGCAGGAGTTGGTGACCCAGATGCTGCCAAACGGCAATCTGGCCGTGAATGTGGTCGGGGCAGCCGCCGACGGCGTGGTGTCGATCACCGTCACCTGGGCAGATGATCGTATCGGAGACACGCCCGAGGCCGGCGAGTCCATTGTCATCAATACCAGAATCTAA
- a CDS encoding prepilin-type N-terminal cleavage/methylation domain-containing protein, producing MTNKRPAGFTLLELLISISLLAILLVTAVPSFLDAIQNNRLTSQANEFVTAMQLARSEALKRNRPVTVCASDTSAETPSCGGAWTDGWIVATDANGAGDNSVSVSEILRVWPAVTGNSTITPSDSETFVRYLPRGEVDTAAATFPIVFQLRIPHCTRDSARDIRIVAGGRAIVERVEC from the coding sequence GTGACCAACAAGCGCCCCGCGGGCTTTACGCTTCTCGAACTGCTGATCTCCATCTCTTTGCTGGCGATCCTGCTGGTCACGGCTGTGCCCAGCTTTCTTGACGCTATTCAAAATAATCGGCTCACCTCGCAGGCCAACGAATTCGTCACGGCCATGCAACTGGCGCGCAGCGAGGCGCTGAAGCGAAATCGTCCGGTTACGGTGTGTGCCAGCGACACCAGCGCAGAAACACCAAGCTGCGGCGGTGCGTGGACCGACGGCTGGATCGTTGCAACCGATGCCAATGGAGCCGGTGACAACTCGGTCAGCGTTAGCGAAATTCTGCGAGTCTGGCCAGCCGTAACCGGCAACAGCACCATTACGCCATCGGATTCGGAGACCTTCGTTCGCTACCTGCCGCGCGGTGAAGTGGATACGGCAGCGGCCACCTTTCCGATCGTGTTTCAGCTTCGGATTCCGCACTGCACTCGCGACTCGGCGCGGGACATCCGGATAGTTGCCGGCGGCAGAGCGATTGTTGAACGAGTGGAGTGTTGA
- a CDS encoding type B 50S ribosomal protein L31, translating to MKPEIHPEYREVVFQDLSSDLMFKTRSTVQTKETIKWEDGNEYPLVKVEVSSKSHPFYTGKHKIMDSGGRVDRFKQRYGKSKQ from the coding sequence ATGAAGCCTGAAATCCATCCGGAGTACCGCGAAGTGGTCTTCCAGGATCTTTCGAGCGATCTGATGTTCAAGACCCGCTCGACGGTTCAGACCAAGGAGACCATCAAGTGGGAAGACGGCAACGAGTATCCGCTGGTCAAGGTGGAAGTCTCGAGCAAGTCCCACCCCTTCTACACCGGCAAGCACAAGATCATGGACTCTGGCGGCCGCGTCGACCGCTTCAAGCAGCGCTACGGCAAGAGCAAGCAGTAA